One region of Acanthopagrus latus isolate v.2019 chromosome 24, fAcaLat1.1, whole genome shotgun sequence genomic DNA includes:
- the LOC119015631 gene encoding golgin subfamily A member 4-like encodes MRGHKTKSREYFEDCRGESSRSDHSQGKKQKGKVSRMPKECDFHFEEQVEAALSKSQLEEQSHESKTLGPAVKNVKLMLESEQMDWWCEPSTSAQATRCFKKTVQGTERSPCASCLPYLEEPREEARKMASALKEAEDLLEMQRLCWLQEKFSMLDDIEETAELSRARLNVQICENETLAASLRNLQQKFERCQAEWQRERTSLIQATEGYRLRYEAKEAVERSQASYRDQLEEQREETRKIASALRQSEDLLETERRCWQQEKFSMLDEMKKATALYEARLDEQECENKTLADALRNVEQKLESHQVEWQTEKTSLIQDMQREAKEAVERSLASHQAQLEEQREEASKVTSAVKKADRSLFEAQLEEQKRKNETLTAALTSVEQKLESHQVEWQGEKTSLLQATERLKQTLQEWEERVSSMKCQLEDLTRKKKKKAKWYRRIFCLA; translated from the coding sequence ATGAGAGGACATAAGACGAAGAGCAGAGAATACTTTGAGGACTGCAGAGGAGAAAGCAGTAGGAGCGATCACTCACAGGGCaagaaacaaaagggaaaagttAGCAGGATGCCGAAAGAATGTGATTTTCACTTTGAGGAGCAGGTGGAAGCAGCTCTCTCTAAgtcacagctggaggagcagagccaCGAGAGCAAAACCCTCGGGCCTGCTGTAAAGAACGTCAAGCTGATGTTAGAAAGTGAGCAGATGGATTGGTGGTGTGAACCGTCAACCTCCGCTCAGGCCACAAGGTGCTTCAAGAAGACTGTACAGGGTACAGAAAGATCTCCTTGTGCTTCCTGTTTACCCTATCTTGAGGAGCCCAGAGAGGAAGCCAGGAAGATGGCATCTGCCTTGAAAGAGGCAGAAGACCTCCTGGAGATGCAAcgcctctgctggctgcaggagaaattCTCCATGCTGGACGATATAGAGGAAACTGCAGAACTCTCTCGGGCTCGTTTAAATGTGCAGATATGCGAGAACGAAACCCTCGCGGCCTCTCTGAGGAATCTACAGCAGAAGTTTGAGCGTTGTCAGGCGGAGTGGCAGAGGGAAAGGACATCTCTCATTCAGGCCACGGAGGGTTACAGGTTGCGATATGAAGCAAAGGAGGCCgtggaaagatctcaggcttCCTATCGAGATCAGcttgaggagcagagagaggaaaccaggaagatcgCATCTGCCTTGAGACAGTCAGAGGATCTCCTGGAGACCGAACGCCGTtgctggcagcaggagaaattCTCCATGCTGGACGAGATGAAGAAAGCCACGGCTCTTTATGAGGCTCGGCTGGATGAGCAGGAATGCGAGAACAAAACTCTCGCAGATGCTCTGAGGAAcgttgagcagaagctggagagtcatcagGTGGAGTGGCAAACGGAAAAGACATCTCTCATCCAGGATATGCAGCGGGAAGCAAAGGAGGCTGTGGAAAGATCTCTAGCTTCCCATCAAGCGCAGCtcgaggagcagagagaggaagccaGTAAGGTCACATCTGCGGTGAAGAAGGCAGACCGATCTCTCTTCgaggctcagctggaggagcagaaacGAAAGAACGAAACCCTCACGGCTGCTCTGACCAGtgttgagcagaagctggagagtcatcagGTGGAGTGGCAGGGGGAGAAGACATCTCTCCTTCAGGCCACAGAGCGTCTCAAGCAGACGCtgcaggagtgggaggagagagtcAGCTCCATGAAGTGCCAGCTGGAAGATCTCacgagaaagaagaagaaaaaggcgAAATGGTACAGGCGGATCTTCTGTTTGGCCTGA
- the gucy1b2 gene encoding guanylate cyclase soluble subunit beta-2, producing MYGFINSCLQSLVIERFGQDTWDKLSSLPVFQDTFNTYTVYDDIVTLSLVQETCSLLDVSADVFLKLFGEHFFTFCKHAGYDTMLKTLGGNLVEFIGNLDALHSYLALSYQEMNAPSFRVEMADDGKMLLHYYSDRKGLYHIVPGIIEAVARDFFNSEVTMTVLNQSEEDERTGKKEHVVFLVKQTKQARRTTNESHSSAREEALFRTMRGRCMSLAVKKSGWDLIRAVVCTENGSLQCTFSPCYPNKLWMEETTFCNAFPFHIVFGEDLKVRQTGVNIQKFVPGLQASNTTLDQYFTIIHPQVTFTIESIRKFINSQFVLKSYRDGHTTLKLRGQMLWMESLRCMLYLCSPKLRSLQELKDVGLHLADLAQHDVTRDLVLLNQQRLAEMELTNQLERKKEELRILSKHLEAEKKKTETLLYAMLPRHIANQLKDGKSVEAGDFEACTILFSDVVTFTNICAACEPIDIVHMLNAMYSKFDRLTNIHDIYKVETIGDAYMVVGGVPVPTDTHAVRVANFALGMRVAAREVTNPVTGKPIQIRVGLHTGPVLAGVVGEKMPRYCLFGDTVNTASRMESHGLPDHIHLSPSTYSELKDAGFNIQKRGQIEVKGKGQMTTYFLLGNLLVSEDSIMGRNCLHTEDSQYQSNREPDKEAGARAGTPQEDPPSNGARNPSSLDTISPFAWDITPPYETSKNSCDKPEQKLNSNLCVVL from the exons atg TACGGGTTCATTAACAGCTGCCTCCAGTCTCTGGTGATAGAGAGGTTTGGCCAGGACACCTGGGACAAACTAAG CTCTCTGCCAGTCTTCCAGGATACCTTCAATACATACACGGTTTACGATGACATTGTAACTCTCAGCCTGGTGCAGGAGACGTGTTCTCTGCTGG atgtctctgctgatgtgtttcttAAGCTTTTTGGCGAGCATTTCTTTACTTTCTGTAAGCATGCGGGATACGACACGATGCTGAAGACGCTGGGAGGAAATCTCGTTGAATTCATCGGAAATCTGGACGCTCTGCACAGTTACCTGGCCCTGTCCTATCag GAAATGAATGCGCCGTCTTTCCGAGTGGAGATGGCAGATGATGGGAAGATGCTACTCCACTACTATTCTGACAGGAAGGGCCTGTACCATATTGTGcctg GCATCATCGAGGCGGTCGCCAGAGACTTTTTTAACAGCGAGGTGACCATGACGGTTCTCAATCAGTCCGAAGAAGATGAGAGGACTGGGAAGAAGGAGCACGTTGTGTTTCTGGTCAAACAGACCAAACAGGCTCGCAGGACTACAAATGAGAGCCATTCCAGTGCTAGAGAG GAGGCATTATTCAGAACAATGAGGGGAAGGTGTATGTCTCTGGCTGTGAAGAAGAGTGGCTGGGACCTGATCAGGGCTGTGGTTTGCACAGAAAACG GCAGCCTCCAATGCACCTTCAGCCCATGTTACCCGAACAAGCTGTGGATGGAGGAGACAACCTTCTGCAACGCCTTCCCCTTCCACATTGTGTTCGGTGAAGAT CTGAAGGTTAGGCAGACAGGGGTGAACATACAAAAGTTTGTTCCAGGTCTTCAGGCCAGCAATACGACGTTGGACCAATACTTCACCATTATACAcccacag gtGACTTTTACCATCGAGAGCATCAGGAAATTCATCAACAGTCAATTTGTTTTGAAGAGCTACAGAGACGGACACACCACGCTCAAACTGAGAG GTCAGATGTTGTGGATGGAGTCTCTTCGCTGTATGTTGTACCTGTGCTCTCCGAAGCTGCGAAGCCTCCAGGAGCTTAAAGATGTGGGCCTCCACCTGGCTGACCTGGCCCAGCACGACGTCACCAGAGACCTGGTTCTCCTGAACCAGCAGCGTCTGGCTGAGATGGAGCTAACGAACCAGCTAGAGAGGAAAAAA gaggaaTTGAGAATCCTGTCCAAGCACCTagaggctgaaaaaaagaagacagagactCTTTTGTATGCCATGCTGCCGCGCCACATAGCCAATCAGCTCAAAGATGGCAAGAGCGTGGAAGCAG GGGACTTCGAGGCGTGCACCATTTTGTTCAGCGACGTGGTGACCTTCACGAACATCTGCGCTGCCTGCGAGCCCATCGACATCGTCCACATGCTCAACGCCATGTATTCCAAGTTTGACCGACTCACCAACATACATGACATCTACAAG GTTGAGACTATCGGTGATGCATACATGGTGGTGGGTGGCGTTCCAGTCcctacagacacacatgcgGTCAGAGTGGCCAATTTCGCTTTGGGCATGAGGGTGGCAGCACGGGAGGTAACCAACCCGGTCACAGGCAAACCCATACAG ATCCGAGTGGGTCTCCACACCGGCCCGGTGTTAGCCGGGGTGGTGGGGGAGAAGATGCCGCGCTACTGCCTGTTCGGAGACACTGTTAACACAGCCTCAAGGATGGAGAGTCATGGACTCCCTGACCACATTCACCTCAGCCCTTCCACATACAG TGAGTTGAAGGATGCAGGGTTCAACATACAGAAGCGTGGGCAGATTGAGGTGAAGGGTAAAGGCCAGATGACCACCTATTTCCTTTTGGGGAACCTGTTGGTGTCAGAAGATAGCATCATGGGAAGGAACTGTCTTCACACGGAGGACTCTCAATACCAGAGCAACAGAG AGCCTGACAAAGAGGCTGGCGCGAGAGCTGGGACCCCACAGGAAGACCCGCCCTCAAATGGAGCCCGGAACCCCAGCTCCTTAGACACAATCAGTCCCTTTGCCTGGGACATCACCCCACCGTATGAGACCAGTAAGAACAGCTGCGACAAACCTGAgcaaaaactcaacagcaatcTTTGTGTCGTACTCTGA